A portion of the candidate division Zixibacteria bacterium HGW-Zixibacteria-1 genome contains these proteins:
- a CDS encoding glycosidase, producing the protein MSNTHPELLQRHKLNPIITAADWPYPVNSVFNPGATLLADGTTLLLCRVEDRRGQSHLCAARSANGVDGWRIDPQPTMMPDPEHFPEEIWGIEDPRITYLPELSQYAIVYTAFTRDGPGVALATTTDFHKFNRYGIIMSPEDKDATLLPHRIDGLWALIHRPVSSPRAHMWISYSPDLTHWGSHKLMLEARRGGWWDANKIGLSSPPIETPKGWLVMYHGVRQTAAGAIYRLGLALFDLKNPELCLKRGSQWIFGPEESYELHGDVGNVVFPCGHTILPDGDTIHVYYGAADTSIALATGSILTMLDWLEKDS; encoded by the coding sequence ATGAGCAATACACACCCCGAGCTTCTTCAACGTCACAAACTCAATCCGATCATAACGGCTGCTGACTGGCCCTACCCCGTCAACAGCGTGTTTAATCCCGGTGCCACATTGTTGGCTGATGGTACAACACTGCTCTTATGTCGCGTAGAGGATCGGCGCGGGCAGTCTCACCTCTGCGCGGCTCGCTCAGCCAATGGCGTGGACGGCTGGCGGATTGACCCACAGCCGACTATGATGCCGGACCCTGAACATTTTCCTGAGGAGATCTGGGGCATTGAAGATCCGCGCATCACCTATCTCCCGGAACTGAGTCAATATGCCATAGTCTATACCGCCTTCACTCGCGATGGACCAGGAGTGGCACTGGCGACTACCACGGATTTCCATAAATTCAACCGCTATGGGATTATTATGTCCCCGGAAGATAAGGATGCGACCCTGTTGCCGCACCGTATCGACGGTCTGTGGGCGCTGATTCACCGGCCGGTCAGTTCGCCCAGAGCGCATATGTGGATATCTTACTCGCCCGATTTAACACACTGGGGCAGTCACAAACTGATGCTTGAGGCTCGGCGTGGCGGGTGGTGGGATGCAAACAAGATAGGCCTCTCGTCCCCGCCCATAGAAACTCCTAAGGGCTGGCTGGTGATGTACCATGGCGTGCGGCAGACCGCCGCAGGTGCAATATATCGACTCGGGCTCGCGCTGTTCGACCTGAAAAATCCCGAATTGTGCCTCAAACGCGGCAGTCAGTGGATCTTTGGTCCCGAAGAATCCTACGAGCTGCATGGTGACGTCGGAAATGTCGTCTTTCCCTGTGGCCATACTATTCTTCCCGATGGCGACACCATCCATGTCTATTACGGAGCCGCCGACACGAGCATAGCTCTGGCCACCGGAAGTATTCTAACTATGTTGGATTGGCTTGAAAAAGACAGCTAA
- a CDS encoding transcriptional regulator, with the protein MKTNLRKYRFERGELSQQQLADMVSVSRQTIVSIEKGDYAPSVKLALLLAETLETTVEELFVLEEKDHV; encoded by the coding sequence ATGAAAACGAATCTTAGAAAATATAGATTTGAGCGAGGTGAACTCAGCCAACAGCAACTCGCCGATATGGTTTCGGTGTCACGACAGACCATAGTCTCAATTGAGAAAGGTGACTACGCCCCGTCAGTGAAGCTGGCTTTGCTTCTGGCGGAGACACTCGAAACTACTGTCGAAGAACTTTTCGTGCTGGAGGAGAAGGACCATGTTTAA
- a CDS encoding phosphohydrolase — MKKYRHEVKDPIHAFIQFDEDERKIINSLPFQRLRNIHQLSLSFMVYPGATHRRFEHSLGVMELAGRVFDVITSPYKISDEVRGLFSDCDVDLNDNSVLNYWKKTLRIAALCHDMGHLPFSHAAEDKLLPVEWDHERMTREIIEKSEIKNILENEVSLVIKPEHVVKLAIGPKKAKDLEFNDWEILLSEVIVGDAFGVDRMDYLLRDSHHSGLVHGKFDHYRLIDTLRIVTPPAETDNGEKSKEPSLGVEEGGLVTSEALLLSRYFMFSQVYFHPVTKIYDLHLTDFLVENRNGQLFPTIPVDYMMITDNEIMMNMYNAASNKDEKGHKHAKRIIGRDHLRVFYQRYPSDLSRNKNAVKNVFNAMRNKYGEDFVRYYHMPAKGKPASFLVYQNDDRADYALNLSKVIENIPTPENEVVYIDKSIKDEAKKWLAKDRENLINFELEEEDADK, encoded by the coding sequence GTGAAAAAATATAGACATGAAGTCAAGGACCCTATTCATGCGTTTATCCAGTTTGATGAAGATGAACGCAAAATTATCAATTCACTTCCTTTTCAAAGACTGAGAAATATACATCAGCTATCATTATCTTTTATGGTTTATCCTGGAGCTACTCATCGGAGATTTGAGCATTCTCTTGGAGTTATGGAACTAGCTGGAAGGGTTTTTGATGTAATTACGTCCCCTTATAAAATAAGCGATGAAGTTCGTGGTCTTTTTTCCGATTGTGATGTTGACCTCAATGACAATTCTGTTCTCAATTATTGGAAAAAAACACTTAGAATTGCTGCCCTTTGTCATGACATGGGTCACCTTCCTTTTTCTCATGCAGCAGAAGATAAATTGTTGCCAGTGGAATGGGATCATGAAAGAATGACTAGAGAAATCATCGAAAAAAGCGAAATAAAGAATATCTTAGAAAACGAAGTTTCTCTCGTTATAAAACCAGAACATGTAGTTAAGCTGGCAATCGGCCCCAAAAAAGCAAAGGATTTAGAATTTAATGATTGGGAAATATTATTATCTGAAGTCATTGTTGGTGATGCTTTTGGTGTTGACAGGATGGATTACCTTCTTAGAGATTCTCATCATTCTGGATTAGTTCATGGCAAATTTGATCATTACAGACTAATTGATACTCTGAGAATTGTTACACCGCCAGCAGAAACTGACAATGGCGAAAAATCTAAAGAACCTTCCCTTGGAGTAGAAGAAGGCGGACTTGTAACATCAGAGGCATTGTTATTATCTAGATATTTCATGTTTTCACAAGTGTACTTTCATCCAGTCACTAAGATTTACGATCTTCATTTAACTGATTTCCTTGTAGAGAATAGAAATGGGCAGCTGTTTCCAACAATTCCTGTTGATTACATGATGATTACCGATAATGAAATTATGATGAATATGTATAATGCCGCAAGCAATAAAGATGAAAAGGGGCATAAACATGCCAAACGAATAATAGGAAGGGATCATTTACGAGTATTTTATCAAAGATATCCCAGTGATTTGAGCCGAAATAAAAATGCCGTTAAAAATGTGTTTAACGCAATGCGTAATAAATATGGTGAAGATTTTGTTAGATATTACCATATGCCAGCTAAAGGCAAACCAGCTAGTTTTTTGGTTTATCAAAATGACGATCGGGCAGACTATGCATTAAACCTTTCAAAGGTAATTGAAAATATACCAACTCCCGAAAATGAGGTTGTTTATATCGATAAATCAATAAAAGATGAAGCCAAAAAATGGCTTGCGAAAGACCGTGAAAATTTAATAAATTTTGAATTGGAGGAAGAAGATGCTGACAAATAA